A portion of the Cryptomeria japonica chromosome 5, Sugi_1.0, whole genome shotgun sequence genome contains these proteins:
- the LOC131876225 gene encoding 1-aminocyclopropane-1-carboxylate oxidase-like, which produces MGVPVIDMKNIDGGDREVIMAEIAKACESTGFFQLLNHGIEHELMDRVKKVSWEHYKLNREQSFNASLPVRLLSNALDSDNADKIENVDWEDVIQIHEMQETNSWPSQPSDFKETIQEFRNKIFSLTEKLLEVISLNLGLEKEYLKEAFAGGEKPFFGTKVSHYPPCPRPDLIKGIRAHTDAGGLILLYQDDQVSGLQVLNDGTWVDVQPIPYAIVVDIGDQLEAITNGKYTSAWHRILPTKNGNRFSVASFYNPSYNAKVYPASQLTAQTGDELSVYPEYPEYLFGDYMQVYSHQKYEAKEPRFEAMRIVNVECQ; this is translated from the exons ATGGGCGTTCCAGTGATTGACATGAAAAACATAGACGGAGGAGACAGAGAGGTGATCATGGCTGAAATAGCCAAGGCCTGCGAGAGTACTGGTTTCTTTCAG CTTTTGAACCATGGCATAGAGCATGAACTCATGGACCGTGTAAAGAAAGTTAGCTGGGAGCATTACAAGCTTAACAGAGAGCAGAGCTTCAATGCCTCTTTGCCTGTAAGGTTGTTGAGCAACGCTCTTGACAGCGATAACGCTGATAAGATCGAGAACGTTGATTGGGAAGATGTTATTCAAATACATGAGATGCAGGAGACCAATTCATGGCCTTCCCAACCCAGTGATTTCAA GGAAACTATCCAGGAGTTTCGAAACAAGATATTTTCATTGACAGAAAAGCTGTTGGAAGTAATAAGTTTGAATCTGGGGCTAGAGAAAGAGTACCTGAAAGAGGCATTTGCGGGAGGAGAGAAGCCCTTCTTCGGCACCAAAGTGAGCCATTATCCTCCTTGCCCTAGACCGGACCTCATCAAGGGCATCCGTGCACACACAGATGCAGGTGGCCTCATTCTCTTATACCAAGACGATCAAGTGTCCGGTTTGCAGGTCCTCAATGATGGCACTTGGGTTGACGTGCAACCCATTCCATACGCAATAGTTGTTGACATTGGGGACCAGTTGGAAGCCATCACTAACGGCAAATACACCAGCGCATGGCATCGCATTCTACCCACTAAGAATGGCAACCGTTTCTCAGTGGCATCGTTTTATAATCCCTCATATAATGCCAAGGTCTATCCCGCATCTCAACTTACTGCTCAGACCGGTGATGAATTATCGGTTTATCCAGAGTATCCAGAGTATCTGTTTGGAGACTACATGCAGGTTTACAGCCACCAGAAATATGAAGCCAAAGAGCCACGATTCGAAGCTATGAGGATTGTGAATGTAGAATGCCAATAG